CTACCGCGACAGCCTGCGCCACACCGGCCCTTCGCTGTCGCCGTTCAACGCCTGGGTGATGCTGAAGGGTCTGGAGACCCTGGATCTGCGCGTCCGTCGCCAGGCCGACAGCGCGTTCGCGCTGGCCAATGTCATCGCCGAACACAAGAAGGTCCAGTCGGTCCTTTATCCGTTCCGCCCCGACCACCCCGGCCACAACGTCGCCAAGGCGCAGATGACCGGCGGCGGCACCGTGATCGCCCTGGACCTCGGCAGCCGCGAAGCCGCCTTCAAGTTCCTGAACGCGCTGGAGATCGTCGACATCTCGAACAATCTCGGCGACGCCAAGTCGATGGCGACCCATCCGCCGACCACCACCCACCGCTCGGTGCCGGAAGCCGACCGCCCGTCGCTGGGCGTCACCGAGGGCGGCGTGCGCCTCTCGGTCGGCCTGGAAAGCGTGGAAGACCTCAAGCGGGACGTGATCCGTGCGCTCGATCAGGCGTGAGACCTCCCCGCCCATGCACCGCATGAGACGCCGCAGAGGCGGCGACAGCGCCGCCTACGAAGCCCGCACGCGCGACATCGTCGTGCGCGTGTTTCCCGCCTATGCGGCCGAGGAATCCTCGCCCGAGCAGGGGCTTTATCTGTGGTCCTACACCGTCGAGATCGAGAACCACGGCGACGAGACGGTCACCCTGATCGCACGGCGCTGGATAATCACCGACGCCTTCAACCGCGTGAACGAGGTCGAGGGCAGCGGCGTCGTCGGCGAACAGCCCGAGCTGAAGCCCCGCGAGGCGTTCCGCTACGTCTCGAACTGCCCCCTCCCCACGCCGTCCGGCGCCATGCGGGGCAGCTACCAGATGGTCAACGACGCCGGCGAGCTGTTCGACGTCGAGATCCCGGAGTTCTCGCTGCACCTACCGGGCGCGGCGATGAGGATGCACTGAGGCAGTTGAAACTAACGTGCTTCGGTGCCGTTCACCCGGGCTGATCGCACCCGGCGCGATCTAACGATACTCCCTGCCTTCTCATCCGCCTGGCGATCCCGCGACGGAGAATTCGCGCGTCCCGTGTTTCAGCGCGCACGCCCCAAAATACAACCATAAGGTAAATATATACCGTATCCGTACTATGGTTGTTCTTACCACACTCGGCGCGGCGCGACCCCCGAACGGTCTCGCCCTTTGAGCGGCAGGGGGGATGGAGTCCAGAGGAGATCGGCTGAGCCGCGCCATCAAGGATAGGGGAATATCCAAGATGATGGCCTTGGCCATGGACCTGGACGTGCACGAGAGCGCCATCAGCCGCTGGCGCAAGGGCGCCCCCATGTCCCTGGAGCACGCCGCGCGGCTCTCCGAGGTGCTGAACATCTCCCTGGACTGGCTGGTGTTGGGTCGGGGGGAGATGGACGCGCACAAGGCCGAAAGTCTTGCGCGGGAGGAGTACGAGCTGGTCCGCCTCTCGCGTGGCCTAAGGCGCAGCGCGGTTCGCCGACTCGTCTCCTTCTTACAAGATCTAAGCCCACCCATTCAGAATTGATCTACGCGCAATTTTAACAATAACCACTTGCGCGTCACGCAATTCGCGTCACCTACCACGAATTTCAAGCATCAATATTATCTCCAAATCGGCGGCTCGCGATCACTTCACTTGCGAAGTGATCAGATCATTTGGCCAATACCGATTTAAACGGAGAAATACACAATGGCGACCTACACGATCAAGATCTTCAACCAGTCGACCATCAACAAGGCCTATACCGTTTTCCAGCAACCGCCGTTGGTCACGGCGAATGGCGGCTCGCCGACGATCTTCGCCAACGCCTGGCGGACCTTCCCGCTGCTGACGAACAACGGCTTCAACACTCTCACCTACACCGAGACCACCTACGCGTACTGGGCGCAGCCGCCTGGCGTCAGCGCCGGGGTTACGGTCGACTCCGGCGGCGTGTTGGAACTCGACACCGCCACCAAGGACACCACGTCCTTCGTCTACGGGGAGGATAGCGGCAAGCAGACCGGGTTCCTGCCAAAGACCAGCCCTGGTACGGCGCAGAACGGCTCGTTCCAGATTCTGACCGGCACCGACTTCACGCCGGCCAACAACCTGGTTCTCGGTCTGGCTAGCGACAACGGCAGCGGGATTCCGTCGCCCGTGGCGACCTTCGCCGCTGCGCCGAATGAAAGCTACAACATCACGCCGATCGTGCAGTTCTACGTCGCCGACGGGGCCTTCACCGAGGGACAGATCGTCGACGTGACCACCGTCTCGAACGCCAGCGCCTCGATCGACTTCACCGGCACGTCGTTCACGACGGCGGTTGTCGAGCAGCGCCCCAACGGCGCGTTCATCGTCACCTACAGCTGACGGATTCCAAGGCGCGCCGCCCCCCCGCCCTGCGCGCCTTGCGATCCGAGCGGCGCGGCGAGCCGCACTGCACAAGCGCGGCTCGCCGATGCCTGCCCTTTCCCCTTTTTCCAACTCGGAGACACCATATGTCCTCTCCCCAGAACAGCGCGCCCCTGGATGGGTGCACCACCATCGACGCGGCGAAGGGCGACCTTGCGCTCCAGGCCGCGCGCGATGCCAATCCTAACGCTCCCGGCAATTCCACAACGAAGGAGGCCGTCGACAATCTTCTCCTGTGCGAGAGCAAGCGGCCCAAGATCGGTCCAGCCAACCTCGTCGGCCACGGTTGCGAAGGCGACATCGACACGGGCAAGGACGTCGGCCAATGCATCACGTCCAAGAACACGCTCGTGTGGACGCCCCACCTGGAAAACCTCAAGGGCCACGTCAGCGAGCTCTTCCTGTTCGGCTGCAGCGTCGGCGCCGGCGTTGACGGAGCGGCGTTGCTGCACCAGATCGCCCAAGTGATCGATGCGCCGGTGAGCGCCCCCACCGGCCTCGTCTCTTTCACCGCCACGGGGTATAAGCTCCAACCCGGCGCTGTCTGGCAGACCGCAACCCCAGACAAACAGCCCCTGCATATCGATCCGCCGCCTCATGGGGGTCCGCACGCCATGGTCCAAGCGTCCAACGGTTCGAACGCTTCTAGCCTCATCCAACATGCGGAATACACGCCGAAGGGCGACGGGCCGCCCGCCCCCGAGCATGTCTCTCTGGCCCTGGCTAAGGAGGTTCTCTGGGACCAGCCCATCTCTATCGAAGGCGAGCTTCTCGCCAAGGTTACCGGCCATCTGGTAGCCCATCTGGCGCACCCCGGCCGAGCTCACGAGGTCCGGTCGCTCATCGTCTACAATCACGCGGTCCTCGAGGACCTCGCGACCAAGACCTACTATCACGCGACCCCCGAGTTCAGGCGCATAGCGCGAGCTCTGATCGACGCATAGCAGAGAAAAGAAGGCGGCCCCTGGGCCGCCTTCGATCGTATAAGTTAAACCCCTGTCGGCGGATCCAACTTATAGACCCGCGAGCAGTACTCGCAGGTCACGTGGATCTTGCCGTCGGGCTCGACCATCTCGGCGACTTCCTCGGCCGAGAACGAGTCCATCACCACGCCGATGCGATCCTCGGAACAACGGCAGAAGGCCCGCAGCGGCTTTTCGTCGAGCAGGCGCACGCCGTCCTCGTTGAACAGGCGCCACAAGAGCGTCGGCGTCGACACGGTCGGGTCGATCAACTCGTCCTCGCCGGTCGTCTCGAACAGAGCCTGGACGTGAGTCCAGGCGTCCTGCGTCTCGCCCCGCGCCTGATCGCCGGCGATGACCTGGATCAGAATGCCGCCCGCGCGCCAGGTTGCGCCTTCTCCGGTGTCGACCTGCCCCACCGCCAGACGAACGCGCGTCGGCGTCTGCTCCGACTGGGCGAAATACTGTTCGGCGCAAAGCGCCAGGGTCTCGCCCTCGATCGGCGTCACGCCCTGGTAGCGGTCCATATCCGGACCTTGGTCCAGGGTCATGATGAACACGCCGCCGCCCAGCAGGGTCTTGGCGCCGGGGCGCACAAACCCGTCCGAAACCGCCGCCACCTCATCGGGATCGAACCGGCAATAGCCGCGCAGGCCGCCGCTGGTGTCGTAATCGACGACGACATAGCGCACCGGACCGTCGCCCTGGGCCTGGACGATAAGTCGTCCCTCGAACTTCAAGCTCGACCCGACCAGCGCCGCCAGAGCGCAGGCCTCACCCAGCAGGTTGGCCACCGGCTCAGGATAGTCGTGGCGCGTCAGCACCTCGTCGATCGCCGCGCCAAGGCGCACGACCCGCCCACGGACGGGCAGGTTCTCGATCTGGAACGCGGAAACGACGTCGTCGAGGACGCCAGTGTCGGAAGCGATGTCGGTCATGGGGAGGCTAGATAGGCGGTTCTGACGAAATTGCGAGCCCGATCACCGTCCGCGCGTCGCGCCGCCCAAAGCAATACGTACCGAGATCGGGGGCCTGCGACCGAACGCCCCGTTGCGATAACACGGGATTCGGATTCATTTGGGGACGCCGTCGCTTTTGCCCATACGCGACGGCGACACCGGCCAGCGTTTACCAACCGGCGCTGGCCGGTAACCTTTCTAGCTGATCGCGCCGAAGCACCAGGCCAGGACGGATTTCTGGGCGTGGATGCGGTTCTCAGCCTCATCCCAGACCAGGGAACGCGGGCCGTCCAGTACGGCGTCGGTGACCTCTTCACCCCGATGCGCCGGCAGGCAGTGCAGGAAGACGCCGTTGTCAGCCGCCAGATCCATCAGCTTGTCGTCGACCTGATAGGGCTCCAGCGCGGCGAGACGCTCGTCGTGGTCAGTGTCGCCCATCGAGACCCAGGTGTCGGCGACGACTACGTCGGCGCCGCTAACGGCGGCCTTGGGATCGGTGGTCATGCTGACGCGGCCCTGCAGGCCCTCGGCGCGGGCCAGGTCATGGAGGTCGGCGTGATAGACCGCCGGGCAGGCGATCTTCAGCTCGAAGCCCAGCAAAGGCGCGGCGTGGATGAAGCTGGAGCAAACATTGTTGCCGTCCCCGACCCAGGCGATGGTCTTGCCGGCGATCGGGCCGCGATGCTCCTCGATGGTGAGGATGTCGGCCATGATCTGGCACGGATGGCTCTTGTCGGTCAGGCCGTTGATGACCGGCACGGTCGAGACCTGAGCGAAGCGCTCGACGTCGGCGTGGCTGTTGGCGCGGATCATCACCGCGTCCACCATGCGCGACAGCACCTTGGCCGTGTCCTCAATGGTCTCGCCGCGGCCCAGCTGCATGTCCGAGGCGGTCGAGATGATCGCGCTGCCGCCCAGCTGGCGCATGGCCGCGTCGAACGAGAAGCGGGTGCGGGTCGAGTTCTTCTGGAAGATCATCGACAGCACGCGGTCCTTGGCGGGGGCGTCGGCGTCGACCTTGCCCTGTGGCCAGCCTTTGCGAGCGGCCTTCCGCGCATGAGCGTCGTCCAGCAGCAGGCGCAGCGTGGAGCCGTCCAGCTTCCAAAGGTCGATGAAGTGGCGGGGTTGAGTCATCGGACGATCCCTATCCCCGCCTCCCCGGCGAACGCCGGGGCCCAGATCCATCCTGGGATTAAGCGGGCTTGATCTGGGTCCCGGCATTCGCCGGGAAGGTCGGAAAAGATGGGTTCTTAAGCAGCGGCCTTGGCGCGCGCGGCCTCGCAAGCCTTTTCGAGCTTGGCGATCGCTTCGCTGGCTTCCTCGATGGTCAGGTTCAACGGCGGCAGCAGGCGCACGCAGTTGTCGCCGCCACCGGCCACCAGCAGCTTCTGATCGCGCGCCAGGACCATGAACTCGCGATTGTTCGGGATCAGCTTGACGCCGATCAGCAGGCCCTTGCCGCGCACGTCGACGATAATGTCGGGGAAGCGGTCCTTCAGGCCGTTCAGCTGCTGGGTGAAAAAGCCCGAGACGGTCTTCACGTTGTCCAGCGTTTCAGGCGACTTGATGATGTCGAGCGCGGCCTTGCCCACGGCCATGGCCAGCGGATTGCCGCCGAAGGTCGAGCCGTGCGCCGCCACCGTCATGCCCTTGGCCGCCTCGGTGGTGGCCAGACACGCGCCGATCGGGAAGCCGCCGCCCAGGGCCTTGGCCACCGCCATGATGTGCGGCTCGCCGCCTTCGGCCCACTCGTAGGCGAAGAGCTTGCCCGTCCGGCCCATGCCGCACTGGACTTCGTCGTAGATCAGCAGAACGCCGTGCTCGTCGCAGAGCTGACGCAGGCCGACCAGGCACTGGGTCGGGATCGAGCGCGCGCCGCCCTCGCCCTGCACGGGCTCGACGATGATCGCCGCGGTGGTCGGGCTGGCGATAGCGGCCTTGATGGCGTCGTGGTCGCCGAAGGTCAGCTGGCTGTAGCCCGGAAGACGCGGACCAAAGCCGTCGACATAGCTCGGATTGCCCGACGCATTGACCGCCGCATAGGTGCGGCCGTGGAACGAGCCGTCAAAGCCGTAGATGTCGATCCGCTCAGGCTGACCGTTGGCGGAGTGATATTTGCGCGCCGTCTTCAGCGCGCACTCCACGGCCTCGGTGCCCGAGTTGGTGAAGAACACCACGTCGGCGAACGAGTTGGCGCACAGGGCATCGGCCAGTTCCTCCTGCTCGGGGATCCGATAGATGTTGGAGACGTGCCAGAGCTTCTCGGCCTGGGCCTTCAGCACTTCGACCAGGGCCGGATGGGCGTGGCCCAGGCCGTTGGTGGCGATACCCGCCACGCAGTCCAGATATTCTTCGCCCTCGGTCGAGATCAGTCGCGCGCCTCGGCCTCGCTCGAACGCCAGCGGAGCGCGGTTGTACACGCCCATGATGTGGTGCTGCGAGGTGGTGGACGACGTCGCGGTGCTCAAGACCGGCCTCCCTAAAAGGAAACAAGCCCCCGCGCTGTAGGCACGGGGACCGGAAGGCCGCAGGTTGTCGCCGTGGAACGTCGTCGTGTCAATGAACGGTCTGTGAAAAGACCCTGAAATGCCGACGAAATTTCAGGCTATGGCGCCTCCGCCTCAGCTCTTGAGACGGTAACCGGTGACGAAGAGCCTCCAGCACCACAGGAACAGCGCCACCGTGAGCAGGCCGGTGGTGACCACGCCGATCGCGATCGAGCCGTCGGCATGGCCGATGAAGCCATAGCGGAAGCCGTCGATCAGATAGAAGAACGGGTTGAAGTGGCTCGCGGAGCGGAATGGTTCCGGCAGTTTGTCCACCAGATAGAAGGTGCCCGACAGGAAGGTCATGGGCATGATCAGGAAGTTGGTCACGGCCGCCAGTTGGTCGAACTTCTCGGCCCAAAGCCCGGCCAGCACGCCCGCCAGACCCAGGATCAGCGAGGCGGTGAGGCCGAAGTACAAGACCGCCCAGAGGTGAGCCACCGACAGACCGGCGCCCGGCAGAACGCCGATCACCGCCGCCGTCACCGCGCCCACCACCACGCCGCGCGTGGCGGCGCCCAAGGCGAAGGCCGAGACTTGCTCCAGCGCCGACAAGGGCGGCGTCAGGAAGTCCGGCGTCAGACCCATCATCTTGGCCTGGATCAGCGAGGACGACGAGTTGGCGAAGGCGTTGTTGAGGATCGCCATCATGATCAGGCCCGGGGCCACGAAATGGCCGAAGGTCACGCCCCCCACGGCCGGACGGCTGGCGCCGACGGCGACCACGAACACCAGCATGTAGAGCAGCGTCGTGACCACCGGCGCAGCGACCGTCTGGGTGCCGACCTTCCAGAACCGGCGGATTTCGCGCTGGTAGAGCGTGATGAAGCCGGACCAGTTCCAGCCGCGATAGTCGCGCGGCTGCGGCGGAATGACGCTCTCGGCCATGTCTCTCATCGGCTCAAACCCTTGTTCTGCTTGGCCATGTGCGCCTTGAGGGCCCTTTTCGCAAGCGTAGGCTTGCCGGAATCAACATCTTGTTTCTGTGGACAGAGTCGATGGCGCCCATTGTGCGTTTTAACGCATTCTTTACGATATGTAGTAGGACAGCCGCCGGCGGGGCGGTTTGATCACCATATATGGGGTGACGGGCGTGGGGACGCCCCCACCCTCTCTCGAATGGCGGAGATGGGTAATGAGCTGGACCGACGAACGGGTTTCCACCCTGAAGAAGCTCTGGTTGGACGGCCTTTCGGCCAGCCAGATCGCCAAGCAGCTGGGCGGCGTGACGCGCAACGCCGTGATCGGCAAGGTGCACCGCCTGGGTCTCTCGGGCCGCGCGGCCCCCTCGCAGCCGGCCCGTCCTGCCTTCAAGGCGCCGCGCCCTGCGCGTCCGGCAGCGCAGGCCATGCCGTCGGCGCCGCGCCGCGTGACGCCGGTCGAGGCCCCCTCGGCGGTTCCGGTCGCCGCGGCTCCGGCGCCCCTGCCGGCCTTCCGCCACGAAGAGCCGGGCTCGGCCACCGTGCTGACCCTGGGCGCGCACATGTGCAAATGGCCGATCGGCGATCCGTCGTCGGAAGGCTTCACCTTCTGCGGTCGCCGCTCGTCGGAGGGCCCCTACTGCGTTGAGCACGCGCGGGTGGCCTACCAGCCGCAGCAGACCAAGAAGAAGAGCGGCGGCGCCGAACTGGCCCGCTCGCTTCGCCGCTACATCTAAGAAGAACAATAGTCTCTCGGAGCGGCGGATCCCGGACGGCCCGAAAGGCCGTCCGGGATTTCTGCGTTCTAGATCTCCGCGAAAGCCCCCTCCGTCGGAGGGGGTGCGCCCCGGGGAGATGACCTGCTCCAACTTCCCCCCTAAAACGCTCCCATGAGCGATCTGCCGCCCTCCGATTCCAACGCGCCGCCCTACTCGGTCTCCGAGCTGGCCTTCGCCCTGAAGCGCACGCTGGAGGACCGCTACGGCTTCGTGCGGCTGCGGGGCGAGCTTTCCAAGGTCACCCACCACTCGAACGGCCACGTCTATTTGACCATCAAGGACGACAAGGCCGCGATCGACGGCGTCGTCTGGAAGGGCAATGTCCGGTCCCTGGGCGTGCGGCCCGAGCACGGGCTCGAGGTTATCGTCACCGGCAAGATCACCACCTATCCGGCCGGCTCGCGCTACCAGATCGTCATCGACAGCATGGAGGCCGCCGGCGTCGGCGCCCTCCTGGCGCAACTCGAACGCCTGAAGGCCAAGCTGGCCGCCGAAGGCCTGTTCGCGCCAGAGCGCAAGCGTCCCCTGCCCTCGATGCCCGCCGTGGTGGGCGTGATCACCAGCCCGACGGGCGCGGTCATCCGTGACATCCTGCACCGGATCCGCGACCGCTGGCCCTGCCAGGTGCTGGTCTGGCCCTGCGTGGTGCAAGGCGACGCCGCCGCCGGCCAGGTCAGCGCCGCGATCCGAGGCTTCAACGCCATCCAGCCGGCCGGGCCCGTCCCGCGCCCCGACGTCCTGATCGTCGCGCGCGGCGGCGGTTCGGTGGAGGATCTGTGGGCCTTCAACGACGAGGGCCTGGCCCGCACGGTGGCCGAAGGAACCATCCCGCTGATCTCGGCCGTCGGCCACGAGACCGACACCACCCTGATCGACTTCGTTTCCGACCGCCGCGCGCCAACCCCGACAGCAGCCGCAGAGATGGCGACGCCGGTGCTGGCCGAACTGCGCGCCCTGATCTCCGACTTCGATCGCCGCCTCAACCGGTGCGGCTCACGGACGATCGAGGAGCGGCGCACGCGCCTCATCAGCGCTGCGCGCGGCCTGCCGCGCCCCAACGATCTGCTGGCCCTGGCCCAACAACGGTTCGACATCGCCTCGGGACGTCTGGACGCCGCCCTGCAACGCAACACCGCCGTCCATGCACAGGATCTGTTGAAGGTCACCGCGCGCCTGACACCCGACGCCTTGGGCCGCCAGCGCGCTGTGAAGGCCGATCGCTTGACCGATCTCTCCCGACGCCTGGACCTCGCCGCACGGCGCGCGCCTGATCGCGTGGCCCAGCACGCGCGTCTGCCGGCGCTTTGGGAACGCCTGAACGACGCCGGTCGACGCCGCCTGCAGCGCGACGCCGACCGCTTGGCGAACCTGGAGAAACTGCGCCAGTCGCTGAACCCGGAACGCCCGCTGGAACTCGGCTTCGCGCTGGTGCGGAAAGGCGATGGGACCCTGGCCCGCTCCGCTGCGGACCTCGTGTCAGGCGAACGTGTGAACCTGAAGTTCAAGAGCGGTGATCGCGACGCGGTGATCGACGGTGAAGGCGGCTTTGTTCCGCCTCCCGCTCCGCCGGCGCCAAAGCCCCGCCCCAAATCCACCAGCCAACCAGCCGGTCAGGGTGACCTGTTCTGAAACGCCGGCTTGGCGTAGAGTAGTGCCATGAACGCTTTTGATCGTGATCTCGGTAAGCCCGATGGCATGGCCGTCCTGCACTATGGCGACGGCGAGTTCGCCGTGCTCAACCCCGGCCGCTTCGTGCTGTGCGCCGTGACAAACAAGCCGATCCCGCTTGAAGCCCTGCGCTATTGGAGTCCCGAGCGGCAGGAAGCCTATGCGGGTCCCGCCGAGGCGCTGAAGCGTTGGCAGGAGGCCTGAGCCGCCGCGCGGTTCTTGCCGCGCTTCCGATCGGCCTGGGCCTTCCGGGCCTGGCGCGCGCCGCCGCGCCCGGCCTGTCACTGAAGGGAAAATTCGTTCAGGGCGGCTACGCCGTGGGCCGCACCGCCTCCCGGGCGACCATAGCCCTGGACGGCCAGGTTCTAACCACAGCCTCGGCCGATGGCTGGTTCGTGATCGGGTTCGATCGCGACGCGCCGCCCACCTCGATCCTGACCGTGACGACACCCGATGGCTCGGCCTCCGACGAACGATCCATCGCGGCCGGCGATTTCGATATCCAGCGCATCGACGGCCTGCCGACCGAACAGGTCACGCCGACTGACCCCGGCTTGCTGGAGCGCCTGGCCGCCGAGAACGCGCGCAAGGTCGCGGGTTTCGCCAGCCAGGCCGACATCGACGGCTTCCGGGAGGGATTCATACTCCCGGTTGCGGGCGCACGTCGATCGGCGCGCTTCGGCGGTCAGCGTATCCTGAACGGCGAACCCAAACGTCCCCATTATGGGGTTGATCTCGCCGTGCCGGTGGGGACCCCGGTCCGCGCGCCGGCGTCCGCGATCGTGGCCTTCGCCGAGACCGGACTGCATTTCGAAGGCGGCCTCTTGCTTCTCGACCATGGCCAGGGCCTGGTGACGGCCTATCTGCACCTCTCAAAAATCCTCGCGTCGCCGGGGACTTACGTGAAGCAGGGCGAGGTGGTGGCGTTGAGCGGCAAAGAAGGCCGTGCGACCGGCCCGCATCTGTGCTGGCGGATGAAATGGCGCAGCCGGAATATGGATCCCTCCCTGTTCGTCGGCGCTGGGCCGTTCCGCGCCTGAAACTAAGACCAATTCGCCCCTGGCGCGAGTTGCAATCATTCGTTAGCTATGCCGCCGGTATCGAGACATGAGATCGCCGGGGGAGCGGTCATCGGTTTCGGTCTTCCCGCGAGATCCTTGAGGAGGCGGCTCCCGCATGTCGGCGGTGCTCGAAAAGCTGCGCTTTCTACTGGTGGACGATAACCATCACATCCGAGCGATCGTTTCGACGATCCTCAAGGGCGTCGGGGTACGGCACATTCGTGAGGCCATGGATGGGGCCGAGGCGTTGCAGATCCTGCGGGATTGGCAGACCGATATCGCCATCGTCGACTTCAAGATGAGTCCGCTGGATGGGGTGCAGTTCGCGCAACTGGTCCGCAATTCCCCGGACAGCGTCGATCCGTTCCTGCCGATCATCATGCTAACCGGATTCGCCGAACGACACCGCGTGTTCGAAGCGCGCGACGCAGGCGTGACCGAGATCGTTGTGAAACCGGTCACCGCTCGCTCCTTGCTCGACCGGATCAACACGGTGATCTTCCATCCCCGTCCGTTCATCCGCTCGCCCGACTATTTCGGCCCGTGCCGCCGTCGGCGCGTCGACCCGAACTATCATGGCCCCTTCCGCCGCGCCGGCGAGAAGGATGGCCCGGCGCCCAAGGTCGAAATCTAGGACTCTTCAGCCTGGTTCCGCTCGCGCTCGGCAAGCGCCGCGTAGACCTCGTTCGGCCAGCGTCGGTGGACCCAGAACCATTCCGCCGGCCGCTCGCGAATGCGATCCTCCATGAAGGCGTTGATCATTCGCACGCCCGCTTCGATGTCCGCCGTGCGGTCCCCGGTCTTGGGCGGAACGATCGGGTCGTGGACCACCGCTCGGAAGCGTGCGCCCTTCAAGCGCTGAACCGACATCGGCTGCAGCACCGTGCCAAAGCGGATCGCCAGGCGCGTCGGCCCAGGCGCCGTATGGGCCAGATGACCGAAGAACGGCGCAGCTACCCCGCTGTTGAACTTCTGGTCGTTCATCAGGGCGACCGACTTGCCCTGCTTCATCCCTTCCAGTAGCTCACGCG
The DNA window shown above is from Caulobacter sp. FWC26 and carries:
- a CDS encoding response regulator, whose amino-acid sequence is MSAVLEKLRFLLVDDNHHIRAIVSTILKGVGVRHIREAMDGAEALQILRDWQTDIAIVDFKMSPLDGVQFAQLVRNSPDSVDPFLPIIMLTGFAERHRVFEARDAGVTEIVVKPVTARSLLDRINTVIFHPRPFIRSPDYFGPCRRRRVDPNYHGPFRRAGEKDGPAPKVEI